One window of the Benincasa hispida cultivar B227 chromosome 3, ASM972705v1, whole genome shotgun sequence genome contains the following:
- the LOC120072554 gene encoding probable serine/threonine-protein kinase At1g54610 encodes MGCVQSRSFEYSPNGGVRKLNAERDYVAGGNRNRSAKVGRSSALVNDGGVRKVVYIDTKKERNVDVGNVSRRISVSENVGEEELVDGWPKWLVQNIPKDALAGLVPKGADSYDKLAKVGRGTYSNVYKARDRDTGKIVALKKVRFDTSDSDSIKFMAREIMVLQKLDHPNIIKLEGIVTSRMPYSLYLVFDFMESDLTGIISRFSKKLREAQVKAYMQQLLSGLQHCHDRGILHRDIKPSNLLIDKSGMLKIADFGLANFFIPKRRRPLTNRVVTLWYRAPELLLGSTDYGVGIDLWSAGCLLAELFLGKPILPGRTEVEQLHKIWKLCGSPPKDYWDKMKLPASFCPPQSYQPGFPEALSGFSTPSFHLLTTLLSLDPARRGTASSALQSEFFSVYPLACELSDLPVIYHKDKEDEPAKTRNRKKQRSSRKLHSSLSQTHLASQQVANTTKARDSESLKEENIVHPSTYSRWTGSSSSSISSSIKSFKHVKNMQMSLSPILQSHGKRSPKTEGHPNAVKNIKNSNLLQASTLLQASITDIINPKEGSALTYYQRSLSTLDLRSLYLHEQSMHH; translated from the exons ATGGGCTGTGTTCAGTCAAGATCCTTTGAGTATTCCCCCAATGGCGGCGTCCGCAAGTTGAATGCCGAACGCGATTACGTCGCCGGTGGCAATCGGAATCGGTCTGCCAAGGTTGGGAGAAGCTCCGCTCTTGTGAATGATGGCGGTGTCAGGAAAGTGGTTTATATCGATACGAAGAAGGAGAGGAATGTTGATGTTGGGAATGTTTCGAGGAGGATCAGTGTATCTGAAAATGTTGGAGAAGAAGAGCTTGTGGATGGTTGGCCGAAGTGGCTTGTTCAAAATATTCCTAAAGATGCTTTGGCTGGTTTGGTTCCAAAGGGGGCCGATTCATATGACAAATTGGCTAAG GTAGGTCGAGGGACATACAGCAATGTGTATAAAGCTCGAGACAGGGACACAGGAAAGATTGTTGCTTTGAAAAAGGTTCGATTTGACACGTCAGACTCTGATAGTATTAAATTTATGGCAAGAGAAATCATGGTGTTGCAGAAGCTGGATCATCCCAATATCATCAAGCTCGAAGGAATAGTCACATCAAGAATGCCATACAGTCTTTATTTAGTATTTGATTTTATGGAGTCCGACTTGACTGGAATAATATCTCGTTTCAGCAAGAAGCTCAGGGAAGCTCAG GTCAAGGCCTATATGCAGCAACTACTATCTGGTCTTCAGCATTGCCATGACCGGGGAATTTTACACCGGGATATTAAACCGTCCAACTTGCTGATTGATAAAAGTGGGATGCTAAAAATTGCAGATTTTGGTCTAGCCAATTTTTTCATTCCTAAGCGAAGACGTCCCCTTACAAACCGAGTTGTTACACTCTGGTATAGAGCTCCTGAGTTGCTGTTAGGTTCTACAGATTATGGAGTTGGTATTGATCTATGGAGTGCAGGTTGTCTTCTAGCCGAGTTATTTCTTGGAAAGCCAATTTTGCCTGGGAGGACAGAG GTCGAACAACTTCATAAAATCTGGAAGCTTTGTGGTTCACCCCCCAAGGATTATTGGGACAAAATGAAGCTACCTGCAAGCTTTTGTCCACCACAAAGTTATCAACCTGGTTTCCCAGAGGCTCTCTCAGGTTTTTCTACACCTTCATTTCATCTCTTAACTACACTTCTCTCTCTAGACCCAGCACGCCGTGGCACTGCTTCATCAGCTCTTCAAAGTGAG TTCTTTAGTGTATATCCACTGGCATGTGAGCTCTCAGATCTACCGGTGATTTACCACAAGGACAAGGAGGACGAGCCAGCTAAAACCAGAAATCGGAAGAA GCAAAGAAGCTCAAGAAAGTTGCACTCATCTCTTTCTCAAACACATCTTGCATCTCAGCAAGTAGCTAATACAACAAAAGCAAGAGATTCTGAATCTTTGAAAGAG GAGAATATTGTACATCCGAGCACTTATAGCCGGTGGACGGGGAGCAGCTCTAGCAGCATTTCCTCAAGTATTAAATCATTTAAGCATGTAAAGAACATGCAAATGTCCCTTTCTCCAATTCTTCAATCGCATGGGAAAAGATCCCCCAAAACTGAAGGTCATCCTAATGCTGTTAAGAACATAAAAAACTCGAACCTCTTGCAGGCTTCTACACTCTTGCAGGCCTCCATCACAGACATCATCAACCCCAAAGAAGGCAGTGCATTGACTTACTACCAAAGGTCTCTTTCTACACTGGATCTTCGCAGCCTTTATCTTCATGAGCAATCCATGCACCATTAA
- the LOC120072867 gene encoding TSL-kinase interacting protein 1: protein METGRRPNRRAKKLGKRCVKSAGTVGGQKSRKIISQEIKALDNARIEDNSKNSQSSVDRANPAEVTEWTPLIDICPTQMPHPRTKIKLQLFPINEKTRMAMEKDGHHPHLELTLRARKKISSVLNHLISKWGCSNVERGELTLFPYSKPSSLVSDLKWTLEDCDISAGDVYAAVGGPSIFRLRYGWVSTSIPKLHSSSKGLEKGSSSTFQSIHGEGKQSEQTMDEIIKSSNMNEVNNTAAPERTVDCPTNSLDNEPPIDSGHQLSSACGILQLDSISSISMGGLLSEASLMGKCSSWDSKITGGNASVQPAEVITDSLDACIAAVQMRFSGVPKQPHNDQHSSILDAEQTCDAFAMKRLSSSSKDTLSLDANAGGTFQDADSKLFKFPKTPQAHSRSELSQDPAGKESKTDLTFCSRVYLDESSLGLSGINWSDSLGPFDLGLPVSRKVSSSSDGLSMSGFVR from the exons ATGGAAACAGGCAGGCGCCCAAATAGAAGGGCAAAGAAGTTGGGGAAAAGGTGCGTGAAATCTGCTGGCACGGTTGGAGGTCAGAAGTCTAGAAAGATAATTTCTCAGGAGATAAAAGCTCTCGATAATGCACGCATTGAAG ATAACTCGAAGAATTCACAGAGTTCAGTTGATCGAGCTAATCCAGCAGAAGTGACAGAGTGGACACCTCTTATTGATATTTGTCCCACACAGATGCCCCATCCTCGCACAAAGATCAAGCTTCAACTTTTTCCAATAAATGAAAAGACCCGCATGGCAATGGAAAAG GATGGACATCATCCACATTTGGAACTGACTTTAAGGGCTCGAAAGAAAATTTCTTCGGTATTAAACCATCTTATTAGCAAGTGGGGATGTTCTAATGTAGAACGAGGGGAGCTCACGCTTTTTCCATACAGTAAGCCATCAAGTCTTGTCAGTGATCTAAAATGGACTCTGGAAGATTGTGATATCAGTGCTGGAGATGTCTATGCAGCTGTTGGTGGTCCTTCAATTTTCCGCTTAAG ATATGGCTGGGTCTCGACATCCATTCCTAAACTTCATTCATCCTCGAAAGGCTTGGAGAAAGGTTCCAGTAGTACCTTTCAAAGCATACATGGGGAAGGCAAACAATCTGAGCAAACGATGGACGAGATCATCAAGTCAAGCAATATGAATGAAGTGAATAACACAGCTGCACCAGAGAGGACTGTGGATTGTCCAACTAATTCGCTG GATAATGAGCCACCGATAGATTCTGGTCATCAGTTGTCATCAGCATGTGGAATCCTGCAGTTAGATAGTATATCAAGCATAAGCATGGGAGGCCTCCTTTCTGAAGCTTCCTTAATGGGAAAATGCAGTAGCTGGGATTCAAAGATAACAGGGGGCAATGCAAGCGTGCAGCCAGCTGAAGTAATAACTGATTCCCTTGATGCATGCATTGCTGCGGTCCAGATGAGATTTTCTGGAGTTCCAAAGCAGCCACATAATGATCAACATTCGTCCATTTTGGATGCTGAGCAAACTTGTGATGCATTTGCCATGAAAAGACTCTCTTCATCGAGCAAAGATACTCTTTCTCTAGATGCTAATGCTGGGGGCACCTTCCAAGATGCAGATTCCAAGTTGTTCAAATTTCCTAAAACACCTCAG GCCCATAGCCGATCTGAGCTTTCTCAAGATCCTGCTGGTAAAGAATCCAAGACTGATCTTACGTTCTGTTCGCGGGtttatcttgatgaaagtagcCTTGGGCTGTCAGGAATCAATTGG AGCGATTCCTTAGGACCCTTTGACCTTGGCTTGCCTGTTTCCCGTAAGGTCTCCTCCAGCAGTGATGGTCTTAGCATGAGTGGATTTGTCAGATAG